The sequence GCACATATGTGCATGCCCAGAGCCAGGCCAAATCGCTCTATGCGCGGCTCGGAGGGTATGACGGGATCGCGGCGGTGAGCGACGACTTCGTCGGACGGCTGGCCAGTGACCCACAGCTCGGCAAGTTCTTCGTCGGCCACAGTCAGGATTCGCTGCGTCGGATCCGCCAGCTCGTGGTGGACCAGTTGTGCGAGGCGACCGGGGGCCCGTGCTACTACATCGGGCGTGACATGCGAACGGCGCACAAGGGCCTGGGGATCAGCGAGTCAGACTGGCAGGTCGCGGTCAAGCACCTCGGAGAGAGCTTTGACAAGTTTAAGGTGCCTCAGCAAGAACGCAGCGAGCTCGCCGGCGCGCTGGGGAAACTGAAGGCCGATATCGTGGAGAAGCCCTGACCGGGGAGTGGGACATTGACTCCCGGCCGATGGGACGGGGAACTCAGCGCCAGGCCGGGCGGGGGATCGGGCAGGGATGATGCTTGAGGTCGGTGGACTCCGCTTTCACGTTGTGGACGAAGGGAAGGGAACCCCCGTCGTCCTGCTGCACGGATTCCCTGATACCGCCCGTATCTGGCGATCGCAGATTGCGGCCCTCACCGCGGCAGGTTACCGCGCCATCGCCCCCGACCTGCGGGGACGCGGCCGCAGCGAGCGTCCCCCGAGTGTGTCCGATTACTTGTTGGCCGCTCTCGTTGGCGATGTTACCGGCATCATGGACGCGCTGGACGTGGAGCGGGCGCACGTGGTCGGTCACGACTGGGGTGCTGGAGTGGCATGGGTGCTGGCCTCCCTGGTTCCCCAACGGGTGGATCACCTCGTCGTCATCTCGGTCGGCTTCCCGGGCGTGACACGCCCTGATCTCGAGGCGCTCCAGAAAGCTTGGTACCGGCTCCTGTTTCTGTTCGAAGGAACGGCCGAGGAGCTGTTGCAAAAAGACGACTGGTACCTCTTCCGCGAGACGCTCCAAGGGCGGGGCGACGTTGAGCAATACATCGCCGAGCTCTCGGAGCCGGGTGCGCTGACCGCTGGGCTGAACTGGTACCGGGCGAATCTGCCCGCCGGCCAACTACTCGGGCCGTCGCTCCAGCTGCCGCCGGTGCAGGCCCCGACGCTCGGCATCTTTGGGACCGAGGAGCCCTATCTGACAGAGGCCTCGATGGTGCGTTCCAAGGAACAGGTCCGGG is a genomic window of bacterium containing:
- a CDS encoding group 1 truncated hemoglobin; protein product: MRDRVGQRGILWAVVTAVAIVGAITLGTYVHAQSQAKSLYARLGGYDGIAAVSDDFVGRLASDPQLGKFFVGHSQDSLRRIRQLVVDQLCEATGGPCYYIGRDMRTAHKGLGISESDWQVAVKHLGESFDKFKVPQQERSELAGALGKLKADIVEKP
- a CDS encoding alpha/beta hydrolase gives rise to the protein MMLEVGGLRFHVVDEGKGTPVVLLHGFPDTARIWRSQIAALTAAGYRAIAPDLRGRGRSERPPSVSDYLLAALVGDVTGIMDALDVERAHVVGHDWGAGVAWVLASLVPQRVDHLVVISVGFPGVTRPDLEALQKAWYRLLFLFEGTAEELLQKDDWYLFRETLQGRGDVEQYIAELSEPGALTAGLNWYRANLPAGQLLGPSLQLPPVQAPTLGIFGTEEPYLTEASMVRSKEQVRGAWRYERLEGIGHWVQLEASERLNTLLLEFLPKRPDVRA